Below is a window of Falco peregrinus isolate bFalPer1 chromosome 3, bFalPer1.pri, whole genome shotgun sequence DNA.
CATGAAATCTCATATAAAAGAACCTTTTTCTGGGACTGTTACCTCACTGCAGTGAAGAGTTAGTCTTTTGTTCAATCAGGGCTTTCAGCTTGGGAACTTTGCCTGCCACAAAGCCATTTCCAGCCAACTGCAGAGGATTTTAATTAGTACCAAAAAATGTTCCTGGCATCTTCTGCATGGCCTTGTGGAGCAGCAAGATCACCTTTAGGAGGAGCCTCATTCCCTCTTataaagctaataaaaatatttggtgaCTCCTGCAAAACTGTTAGGCATTATAAAATAATAGTTTCATTAACAAAGAATCTGAAATAGATGGAAAATTATAGAAATCAACCTCATGAGATCTTTCACTCCACAGTCTTATCTCAAAATAATCAGCTGTATCTAAGCCTTCTGTGACAAATGCTTGTCTAATTTGCTCTTAAAAACTTTCAGTGGTGGTATAGTAGCACTTAATATAAATATGAAGAATGAACAACCAAATTTTTAACATGAACAGCCtgacagaaataaagcagaatcAGAGACAGTGGAGATAGAAACCTGCTGAACAGCAAaatcagttcagaaaaaaatactgttattttgaGGACACAGTGAAGAATAGAAAGTTGGGTCGCTATGGAaggcataaaaaataattaaatttactTAGGGGTGGTCACAAGAGTGGTTCTAACAGCAGTCAGGATCAGCCTTAGTCAAAAATAGGAAAGGGCAGAAAGACTGAACAGAAGGTTAGCTTCTGCAAATCGAAGCTGAGCCTTGTAATCTATTACCTTTGTTGCTAAGGCTGCTGTACCTCTGCACTCCCCTCTTAAATCAAGGGAAGCAAGGTACATAAACAATTTATTCTGCATTAATCTCACTCATGTAATTTGTCAGAGCtttgagaaacagaaggaaCACCCAAACAGATCCTTGGTGGTGTCCTGATTTATCTTTAGTTTGAATACTGGTCCAAGCAATGCCTGTGTCTAATTGACTTCACATCTTCAGCAGGCAACTGATCCCAACACCTAACAGTTACCTTAGAGTTGAAATGTTTCTTAATGAACAGCTTAATTCTCCTTTCCTACAGGATATGCCCCTGTAGgcataaagaaaaagtaattctaTTCTTCTTCACAGTGTTCTCTACAATCATTGCAGCCCATGATTCACATCTCCACTCAGTCTTTCTGTTTCCCAAACTATACAGCCCATATACCATGTTTTCCAGATCTCGATCATTCCCACTTTCCTCTGTGTTTGTTGCAATTTGtcaacttttttcttaaagggtGGTAAGGAAAATCTGGTCTGATACTGCGCACTCACCAATGTGAAATTGCATGCAAAACTATTTCAAGTGCCTTCTCCTCCCTGTTAAATATTCCATGTGCAGACTTTATTCATAGCAATGTGACCCCCGTGAGGAGTGACTTAAGCAAACTTTTTTAACATGAACTGCAGTGGACAAGTAACACGTATGCAGTCAGTCACTGCACCTCAGCAAAGGGGCAGCAAGACAGTAATTTAGTAAGAGGGATTAACACAGTTGCTTATTTAACTCCACCTCTAGTGTTCACTCCCTTCAACATCAGCCATGTACTTTGTTCCCTGCATGATTAATGTTTTCAGTGATGACTGAAGCAAAATGTTGCTAAGTATTCTGGCCTCCTCACCTCAACCTACGGTTCATTTCCCCTCCCTGTAAGAGAGTGGGATGATTCTGCCTCTTACAGCTGGTGTCCTTATACTGAATGTTATCTTGTCACATCCCTTTTTAATGAGATCTCATTTTTTGCCTTGGCCTGCCGGTCTTGGCTTGTGTTACTGTCTTATACTCTTCCTCAGTAGGTTCTGCACACATCTTATTTGCACGCCGTCTTACTGGTGTTTAAAGACACTCCTTTGCTGAGATGCCCAGCTCCTAGGTCAGTGATTTTACCCATCTGATGGTTTTACTGCTGCTTGCTCAGTAAAAAAAGGGAGCACTAGTGTAGCTTGTGAAACCACAGGTAATACCCTCCTCTCCTTACAGATCAGAAAAGACTTCAAAAGGACATGTTTTTCCTGTTACTCCTAAGTCAACAGCTGTGTTTGTATAAGTTATGACAAGTAGTagtgctgctggaggaacaTGTCCCTGCCTTAGAGCTGTGGCAGCCCTTGCACTGGCTACGTCATCGTGGGGGGCTGCTTGGCAGTGACTGCACTGGTTGGATGTCTCTGCAGAGACCTCTGGGAAGAGGCATGCGACTGGAGGAAAGCTAAGCTTCTGCAAGGCCAAAATTTCCACCTCCTCCAGACATTTGTGACCTGgcttgttcagaaaaaaagttactatGATTTCCATATGGTTTCCAGGGGGTACTCTCCCTTCTTTTCCACACAGAGGGGTAGGAAGAGACAGACCATCTGACAAAACatcctctccttctcccctaTTTTCTACCTCCACAGCAGTAAAAGCTGCAGTGTATACACAAGTTTTTTAACATTAGATAAACACTTGGTAAGAATTCCTTACAAACATGCCACTTTGCATAAATAACTTCACCTGTGGCCCACAATCAACCACAAGACACAAATCCAGGGGAAAACAGGCAGTTTGGAGTTCAGCGCCCAGAGAACTATTTACTGTTCCCCATTCACCACCCTCCATGACGTATTGTCAGGGACAAATTGCAGAACCgtaacaaaattaaatgtcatagaaaacaggaaaacaaagggtTAATGTATTAGGTGGGTGtggggaggtgtgtgtgtgggggtgtatATGCCCACACACCTGCAAGCCCTAAGTAGCCTGAGGAGGAAGAGATAAAAGTCTGGGCTCAGCATCTCAGTAGGAAGTTTGTTGGTTTAAGCTTTGCTCTGAGGGAAGGAGCTATTTACTCCACTAGGCTGTGAAAGATGGCATCCAAGAAAACAATTTGCCCTGGACTAAAAGgttagttgtttgttttttaatggcttATAAGGGCCCTAAAGCTGAGGACTGAAGGCATCTGGCAGGGGTCAGCCTGCCTGCTAGAGAAGCCTGGagagtaaagaaagaaacactgtGAGTGGCGCTCCCAGCCCTTGACAGGCTGGCACAGGAAAAACAATCCAGGTAACTACATATTCCTGACCCTGGGGGTAACCTGAGTGCTGGGGCCTCTGGGGTCTTTCCCTGGTCTGAAGTGACCGTGTTTCCTGGGCCAGGCTGTTGCCCAAGAGCCAGGTTCTGAGGCTCTTGGTTATGTTTTCCCtggttttcctctgttttctgatTGGACAGCTCTGAGAAACAACTTGGATTCAGAGCCAAAAAATACTGTACTTGTGTCCACAGGCATACATGGAAAGGAAAGCTGCCTTTTACCTGCTCGgtaaacagaagctgctgctcccctgcctgtAGGAATAACACTAAATGCCTCCACTGAAGCTATGGTATACATTAATCCAATCCATAAGCTTATTCACAGGCTCTAAAATCAGAAGCAGAGACACTTAATCTGTTGATTTGCCCTAACGCTGAGAGGCTTCAGAAGAGATTGGCTTCCACTGCCGCTGTACTAGCTGTAACTAGCTAGTATGTGGTACGTAACTCGGACACCAAACGCAGTTCTCCTTGCTCCTTTGCCAGGTAAATCATAGGGCAAAATGCACCTACAGAAACGTTCCTTCCTAAGCGCGCCGTCCGGCACCTGCCATCGCTCCCGGTGCCGGGGCAAGCTGTAAATCCAGCCGGGGCTCAACGCCGCCGTGACCcgctgccgggggcggggcgccccctgccccgcacgccccgccccgccgcccgctcccggcgccgcggggcggggccgctcCCGCACCACTTAAGCGCCGCGGGCGGCGCtgcgccgcggccgggccggccATGGAGGCGGTGCGGGAGTACGTGGGCTCGCTGGCGCGGTGAgtgcgggggggcggcggggccggggaaGAGCCGGCTCCGGCTGTTCAGGAGCGAAGGGCGCTTTCCAGGCTGGGCGTGAGGGCTGGTCGCGGGAGGGTGGGGGTAAACCTGATGGACGCGGGGTGGGAGAGGCGGGCGGGCAGCTCTCGCAGCCTTCCGAGCCCCGCACGAAGGGCTGCCGAGGGACGCGCAAGCAGAAGCGTTGCGGTTTGAGCTCCTTTCCCCGGTGCGGTTGCTGGGATGCGTTCACCTCTCGGCAGGTGTGCGCAAAGAGCCTGAGCGTCAGGTGCGGAGCCTCGGTGTAGTTGGTATTGTCACTTGTACTCGGTGGCAGCGGGCACCGCGTGCTAACCACATCCATAGAAGTACAGTTCTGTACGCCGTTCAAAAATGAATCTACTTCTAGCTGCAGTTCTGGTATCTCTGCAGCTAATGTTTTAGCGGGGAAACCGAGTCTGCAGCCTGGTCAGACCCTGTCTGACTAATTTCtgactccttttttttttgctttgctgttacTGCTGTTGTCATTTGCCTGTGAACTCTAACCTCAAAACCAAACCGTGCCATATTCTGAAGCCACTCGTGGTTGTGCAACATTGATTTTTCTGAGTGAGGCTGAAGATAGTTGCACCACATTTTTAGGCAAACATATGAGGCATACTGCAAACAAAGATAGAGTGAAATGTATGTACAGGGCTCAAGGGAGGCTTTTAATACCTGgattcaacaacaacaaaaaaattctctcCCACCAGCTGTGAAAATATGCTGAATGGCTAGGGCAGTGTCTGCGCATCCCTGTAGCAATATTGTAGTTATACCAAACTGGACAACACACTAGAGTTTGAAGATATTTGCTCTCTCAATTAtaaacatttttgcattttccactgACATAGCATCCTTCACTCTTCTAGGGAAGAGTTATGAATTGACTCTTTTGGCTTCAAAGAATAGTAAAACAGGAGTGGAGTTGTCTCTATCTAACATGTCACTCAACTTTCTAATAAAGCTGACTGTACCTCAGTATGTTCCTTTCCACCACTTATTTCCTGACTTTGATAGTCTTTTAATAGGAAGTTCTTTTTGGTAACTCCAATCTATCAGAGGATTTCCCTGCATCATGAATTGGCTTGACTGGTTTCTGAGGACAACTGCAGCAAAAAGGGATCTTTCTAGGAGCCCTGAATGTAGGCTGTCCTGTTTGAGTCTGTGGCATTTGAGGgggaataaaggaaaaacaagcttTCAGCAATAGCATCAGAAACTGAAGGGTTTATACTCTGTTTACCtggctttttttaatcacaCTGGCTTTTGTTTCCTAGTAAGTCTCATTAACTGAAACCTCAACCTGCACTGGAGCCCAGACTTGCTTCATAAACAGACTTGGTTTAAAGATTATATTGATTAGTTTTATTGACATGTAGGTGAAATGGCATCAATGTTAAATAACTGTTAAATGAGACTTTGGCTTCTGTTAAGTGACTGTCTGGTGGAGCTAATGGAAGTCctgttttattattctttttgggtttgggttttttttctgactttttacATCTGATAGAGCTGTGTAGCAGTGTGAGGTGATTGATCTTTAATCAcctttaaatttctttaattttcttcagaaaatgctgctcagagctgcaAAACATGGCTTGTATAGTTGGCTGTGCTAATGCTGGAGGTGAACTGTGTTGGCTCAGGTCCTGCCCATGAGTTGTACACCTAACGCTGTGTATCAGGATGtatgttttggcttttttttcttatgctttgtgttttgtgaaTGACAACTCGGCTTAaggaatgggaaagaaaactgttcaaCAGGACTGGCTTTTATTgtcctcacaaaaaaaaaaaattgtcttggCAGTACTGTCACATATACCACTTAAGTAGCTATTCTATGTGCTAGTTTTCAAGTGTGCGAGAGGGAACAGCAGGTAActagctctgaaaacattgtctCTTGAATCCTGAGTGTTGTGATTTCTAACATCAGAGTGCCCTGTGAAGAGGAGTCACCAGCCCCAAGGTAGATGAGCAGGCTTTGTATCTAAGGAAAAGACTTGAGTGATTCACAACGGGACCTGCCCACAGACCAGTGGGGTAATTGGGAGACTTAAGTCAGTGAAGAGATTAACAAACATGCCCTGTCCTAGTATGCCTTCCTTTTGTGAAGCTTCAATATCTTTGTCAGTGCTACTCTGTCACCTTGTCTTCCTCCCTGGTCTTTGCCCTTCTCCAGGAGGAAAGTGCTTGTTAGCCCTTTAATTTGAAACAGTGCCTGTGTCCTGAAAACCATACTGACTGTTCATCATTGCCAGCTTTGTTACAAGAAGGACAGACTTCCGCCagctgtatgtatatatatgcaaacTGTTGAAAGCCTGGAACCTAATGGTTAGACAGTACTACCAAGAAAGTAGTAGCTTGAGCTAGAATAAAACTGTTGAACATCcccctcctttaaaaaaataaaaggtctgATAATGCTGAGGAGTTTCCGAAGAAGGTAGACTTTGGTGTACAGAGGAAAGGCAATAGCTCAAAGCCCTGTAGAAAGGCAGTTCAGATAGAGTTTcagcaattaatttatttcctgctttcaATCTGACCAGTCACAAAAATGACTTTCTGTGCATCCCAAGAATATGCCTAAAGACCAGAGAAGAGGATTGGAAAAAATAGTTATTCTCCCTAGTTAATGTGGACTTGCACAAAAGGTGTGACTGGGATGTTATTAGTTGAGTAACTTTATACCATTTCATCATTATTCTAGGAATCCCTGTATTCTTTCTCTGGCTGCAGAAAGAAACTGCCATTTCACTCCCTCCCCGTGAAAGTCTCCGAGAGTAGACTTTACTACATAAAGTTGACCTTTTATACCTATTTGGGAGAACAAAATGGGGGTGCATCCCTTTCCCACCCCCTGTGCCATTTGGTATTAAGGAGCAAAAGGTATACAGGTGGTAAAGTCCAGGAGTGTGGGAGACAAAATATTGCCTCCctttttaaaagacttcttGGAGATCAATCCTTTCCAGGTGTTGTGTGGAGGGTGATTTTTGGCAAGCTGGCTATTGAATTAACCAATGTAATGTGGCAGCAAAAAGCTGTTGCTAGGTGTAGATGGGAGCAGGTCTGTACCTTGGTGTGGGAGTAGGCAATTACCAGTACTACGCACTCAGTTTACCTAAAGGAACCTAAACAGTCACTATTAAAAGATGTGATTGCCTAGGAAAACTTCAAACACTTTTAGAAAGTGGTTTAAATTCTTCCAGCCTCTCTGGTGGCCTGCTCCAACACAATGCATTTATGAACTTTgatcttaattttcatttcatttaactACTTTTGGTACATTAGGGCACAAACAAGtcttattttgtgattttttttcaaaactggttGAAGCTTCATAGGCTGTAGATACTATTTAAAAGATAAACAACTTGGCTGTTTGAAAGTCAAGCATAACTGTATCAAAAAGCTCTGCTTGTGTTCTGATGCAAGGTGGTTTGAATTTGGGTAATATGTTCAGTTTCCTAAAGCAAACTCATTTCAACTAGCTGAAAGTAGTCTTGTGTGTTATCTCATTGAGTGCTTCTCTTGCAGGTAAAGAGAATGACCTAAGTGGCTGAATGCAGCAAGAGCTGCTGCCTTTCTAATTCAGTGTTAAAACCTGTCAGCCTCACTGTAACCATGACCTTGACATCAGTTGAGCTAGGGGTAGCCCACATCTGCTTGAAACGTTCTTAATTTTAGAAGTGTTTTCAAATGTCACTAGCAAAAGGAAGTTTAGAGACATGCCTGTAGGGCTATGTAGTATTTAGCTTTGAAAGCGAGTTCCATGAGTCTAATGTGACCTGTGAATTACTTGTATAACGTGCTTACATCAATGAACTCAACAGTCCTGCTTCTCACAGTACTTGACATGACTATTTTTATAACtatgctgaatttttatttgttgtagATCTTTGGTATCCATGGGAGCATCTGTGGGAGCAGTAACAAAACAGACCCTGTTCCCTTCTCTCATGCCTGCAGGGCGACCCTTCCGTGTATCAAATGCCTCCAGAAGCAGCCGGAAAGGAATTGTTGCAAGCAGTCTACAAGAGCTCATCAGCAAGGTATAGCAAACATTCCTACTCTGGATGAAACTTATAGTGAAGTACGGTATCCCAGAAAGGCAACACACAGACTCTTGTTCTTCTAAAAATCATTACTTGGGAAGTTCAGGAGGATGTCAGATAAGCCAGTCTTAATATGAAATGATGGCCCTTTTTTGAATGCTAAAGTCTACTGGTTTTTTGCAGACTTTAGATGCCTTCCTTATATCTGCTGGGATAGTTACTCTGGTTCTGGAGGAAGATGGCACAGTTGTGGACACAGAGGAGTTCTTCAAGTCCCTGGATGATAATACACACTTCATGGTTCtagaaaaaggacagaaatggaCCCAAGTAAGTGTTGACTACCTCTCTCTCACTTAGATAGAAGTGAATGGAAGAATGCCTGTGGCCGCTGTAATTGTtggaaagagggaagaggaaaaaaacttccCTTGAAGAAGGCAAGGTATCAACTCCTTGCTAAGCTTTCCTGGAGGACAAATCaagttcttcttttttttattgtccCTTGCTTGGACGTAGAACTATTTGCAAAAATCTGCCAAGaattgaaatgaaacattacaatggaaaaacaaggaaaatccCCTGCTTTTGGAGAGCTTCAGAAATAACGTTGGTTTTGAGCCTTTTTgtaacataaagaaaataaggacTTTGACTGCGTGAAGTAAAAAACGCGATGTCTTTTAAAGATTAGCTTTTGGGGGGGGAAATACCAAAATTAAGTCATGTAAAACAAGTTTTGCCTTGTGAATGCAGTAATCGTTTAGTGAAGGTTAGAAAAATGCCTGTGTTTAATCttggaaacagctgaaagatGTCATTAAAACCTGATGTTAATCTACATGCTTCAAGATATTTTTAAGAACCATTAAGGCTGGCTAGCTTTAGCCTTCTGATTGTATCAACTTAGTGTTCAATTTGTGGTTCTGGGGGGGGAATAGCCATCTATTAATGTTAATAAGATAGTCAAATTCCTAATTGTCTTTCCATAGGATAGTTGTTTCTAGAAAGCTAGCATTAAAATTTCTTCTACCAGGTGCAGAGCTAGCTGAGGAGCTGTAAGCAGGTCtaccatttttctgtttgtacaCAGATGGCTCAATTGTGTGGCCCTGTTCTCACAGTTTCCTGCTGTGGTGTGGGCAGTTTGcatatttttccccaagatACCTCACTGGTTTATCAACCTGCTGCATCTGGGCCATGAGCtccaaaaccagaataaaagTTGCAGCCAGAGTATGACTCCACGTtgctcctttcctctctgccctGTGTCCTGTCTGACATGGCAGCAGAACAAGCTTGAGCGTTGCCCCCTCTTCAGGTTGTGCTGGATGACAGCAGGACGACTGCTGCAGCTTCACAAATCATCTGAAGTTGTAGCACAAGCGCTATCATGCTTTATCCAAATATTCTGGGTGCTAGTGCGGGTGGGTGGGATGGGAGGGACATGACACACACGCTACCAAGAATGCCAGCTACTTGTACATATCCAAAACTGTTGTTGATAGGGGGCCCTTTTGCTGGAGCTCAGAGGCTATCAAAGTAAAACAGGCATAAAATTGCTGGCTAATGATATACTACAGTGTTTAACTTGGTCTGACTTATCATGGCACTGTCTGAGTGCTGGGGTGACAAGTACAAAAAGTCTTACACAACTTTATTGCTTCATTTAGCATGCAAAAAACAGCTTGGCAGCTGCCAAGTGGTTAACCTTGAGCACAACATGCTGAGCAGACAGAGTATCCCATCTACCCACTAGATGTCTCTATAAATATGGTTTGTCTTTACCATTTTCTTGAAGCAAGTGATCCTGAAAGCCTCACTGTCAGCCCTGAAGCAGACAAGTGCTGCTTTCAATAAAGGAGGCTTGGATTTAAGGTGGAAGA
It encodes the following:
- the CIDEA gene encoding cell death activator CIDE-A; this translates as MEAVREYVGSLARSLVSMGASVGAVTKQTLFPSLMPAGRPFRVSNASRSSRKGIVASSLQELISKTLDAFLISAGIVTLVLEEDGTVVDTEEFFKSLDDNTHFMVLEKGQKWTQTRNGVAAVRQKKKMGVANITFDLYKLNPKDFIGCLNIKATFYEIYSVSYDIKCMGAKSILRKMLQLMSHAAQITGQFLLYTGTYMLQLMGEYDEDGACTTTSRRQ